A portion of the Podospora pseudoanserina strain CBS 124.78 chromosome 2, whole genome shotgun sequence genome contains these proteins:
- the BUR1 gene encoding serine/threonine protein kinase, CMGC, CDC2/CDK subfamily (EggNog:ENOG503NU5C; COG:D) encodes MSASESQEAAGRPQSPRSFAVAHQRPRSSFVGCSKIADYEVLGKLGEGTFGEVYRARSRKTGALVALKKIIMHNEKDGFPITALREIKLLKLLSHPNILRLEDMAVEHPPRSADKRKRPIMYMVTPYMDHDLSGLLDNPSVTLTEPQIKCYMQQLLQGLEYLHANRILHRDMKAANLLINNKGILQIADFGLARHYEGKTPQPGHGGGEGTRDYTALVVTRWYRPPELLMHLKRYTTSIDLWGVGCVFGEMLVGKPILTGESDGHQLELIWDLCGTPTIETMPGLKDLPGAEAMSPKPRQGNLGQRFREYGSGAISLLRELLKLDWRSRINAHDALQHPYFRNPPYPAKPEELPSFEESHEYDRKKYHEKRTVLPPAPRGGTVGRGPNNDGDGYRNSGGPGGRGYPRNNNNRNFGGPAPAPDERVPAWHRDTRLPPRPPPPADYGNGRDRAPRGGGGGNRQDVDTYIPSYDRDAPRRDDRRRDDRRDRGGPGDRRRGDYDDRTRSNRTRSRSRSPLPPRDRDRDRDRDRDRDRPPRDGPPHPR; translated from the exons ATGAGCGCCTCCGAGTCGCAGGAGGCTGCGGGGAGGCCGCAATCTCCCCGCAGCTTTGCCGTTGCGCACcagaggccgagaagcagcTTTGTCGGGTGCTCCAAGATTGCCGACTACGAGGTGTTGGGGAAACTGGGCGAGGGTACCTttgg AGAGGTTTACCGCGCGAGATCGAGAAAGACTGGTGCTTTGGTTGCGCTCAAGAAGATCATCATGCATAACGAAAAGGATGGCTTTCCGATTACGGCATTGAGAGAAATCAAGCTGCTCAAGCTACTGTCGCATCCAAACATCCTCCGGCTGGAGGATATGGCAGTGGAACACCCGCCCAGGAGTG CGGACAAACGAAAGCGACCCATCATGTACATGGTCACGCCCTACATGGACCATGACCTGTCGGGCTTGCTCGACAACCCCTCGGTGACATTGACCGAGCCGCAAATCAAGTGCTACATGCAGCAACTGCTCCAGGGCCTGGAGTATCTACACGCCAATCGCATTTTGCACAGAGATATGAAGGCTGCTAACCTGTTGATCAACAACAAGGGCATTCTTCAGATTGCTGATTTCGGTCTTGCGAGACACTACGAGGGCAAGACACCACAGCCTGGTCACGGCGGTGGGGAAGGAACGCGTGACTACACTGCTTTGGTGGTCACGCGCTGGTACCGCCCGCCCGAGTTGTTGATGCATCTCAAGCGATACACCACATCGATTGACTTGTGGGGAGTTGG GTGTGTTTTTGGCGAGATGCTAGTTGGCAAGCCCATTCTCACCGGTGAATCTGATGGGCACCAGTTGGAGTTGATATGGGACCTCTGCGGTACGCCCACCATCGAGACAATGCCTGGGTTGAAAGACTTGCCTGGAGCCGAAGCGATGTCACCCAAGCCGCGACAAGGTAACCTGGGGCAAAGGTTCAGAGAATACGGCTCGGGTGCCATCTCGTTACTTCGAGAGCTTCTCAAGCTGGACTGGAGGAGCAGAATCAATGCTCATGACGCCCTACAGCACCCTTACTTCCGCAACCCCCCATATCCCGCCAAGCCAGAAGAACTGCCGTCTTTCGAAGAAAGTCACGAATATGATCGTAAGAAGTACCATGAGAAAAGAACCGTGTTGCCTCCAGCGCCCAGGGGCGGTACCGTGGGCCGCGGTCCCAACAATGACGGCGATGGCTACAGGAACAGCGGTGGCCCCGGCGGAAGAGGCTATCCTcggaacaacaacaaccgcaatTTTGGTGGTCCGGCCCCGGCACCAGACGAGCGAGTGCCCGCTTGGCACAGAGACACCAGGCTTCCACCgcgcccacctccacctgCGGACTATGGCAACGGTCGTGATCGAGCTCCtcgtggaggtggcggaggaaaTCGTCAGGACGTCGATACGTATATCCCCAGTTATGATAGGGACGCTCCAAGACGAGACGATCGGCGGAGGGACGACAGACGAGACCGCGGAGGCCCAGGggacaggaggaggggggattaTGATGACCGCACAAGGAGCAATCGCACGCGCAGCAGAAGTCGGTCACCTCTGCCGCCAAGAGACCGCGATagggacagggacagggacagggacAGAGATCGGCCACCTCGCGATGGTCCACCGCATCCTAGATAG
- the PPT1 gene encoding Palmitoyl-protein thioesterase 1 (COG:T; BUSCO:EOG09261M78; EggNog:ENOG503NU3F): MFLWSRKAQPEPEKEDGEMATPEEQAVALKNQGNKAFAAHDWPTAIDFYSQAIELNDKEPTFWSNRAQAYMKTEAYGYAIRDATKAIELNPGMIKAYYRRATAYVAILKPKEAVKDFQTCVKIDPGNKDAKLKLVECQKAVRQLAFFEAIEVGDEPSVADGLDVDSMHVEDSYDGVRLGSEMTQEFIDDMTERFKNGKTIHKKYVYQIVIAVKKLVYDEPTMVEVEIPEDVELTVCGDTHGQYFDLMELFRINGTPSDKHWYLFNGDFVDRGSWSTEIALLLYANKWLRPKNFFINRGNHETDDMNRVYGFEGECKAKYNERIFKLFSESFSALPLATLVGKKYFVLHGGLFSDDNVTLDDIRKLDRHKQRQPGQAGLMMEMLWTDPQSEPGRGPSKRGVGMQFGPDVTRRFCEKNGLEAIIRSHEVRMAGYEEEHDGKCITVFSAPKYCDMTENKGAFINIGPDLKLRFTQFDAVPHPNIRPMAYANSSMMSSLM, from the exons ATGTTCCTGTGGTCAAGAAAAGCGCAGCCCGAACCGGAAAAGGAGGACGGCGAGATGGCTACACCAGAGGAGCAGGCCGTGGCCTTGAAGAACCAGGGAAACAAGGCCTTTGCCGCCCATGACTGGCCAACCGCCATTGACTTTTACTCCCAGGCCATCGAGCTGAACGACAAGGAGCCAACATTCTGGTCAAACAGAGCTCAG GCATACATGAAGACAGAAGCCTACGGCTATGCGATCAGGGACGCGACGAAAGCCATCGAGCTGAACCCAGGGATGATCAAGGCCTACTACCGCCGAGCCACCGCCTACGTAGCCATCCTCAAGCCCAAGGAGGCCGTCAAAGACTTTCAGACCTGTGTCAAGATCGACCCTGGTAATAAGGatgccaagctcaagcttgTCGAGTGCCAAAAGGCCGTCAGGCAACTTGCCTTCTTCGAGGCgatcgaggttggggatgagcCATCGGTTGCTGACGGACTCGATGTCGACTCGATGCATGTGGAAGACTCGTATGATGGTGTGAGGTTAGGGAGTGAAATGACACAAGAGTTTATCGATGACATGACGGAGAGGTTCAAGAACGGCAAGACCATACACAAGAAATATGTGTACCAAATTGTCATTGCGGTCAAGAAACTGGTGTATGACGAGCCTacgatggtggaggtggagattcCTGAGGATGTCGAGCTCACAGTTTGCGGTGATACACACG GTCAATACTTTGATCTTATGGAACTCTTCCGGATAAACGGCACTCCCAGCGACAAGCACTGGTATCTCTTCAACGGCGACTTTGTCGACAGAGGCTCGTGGTCCACCGAAatcgcccttcttctctacGCCAACAAGTGGCTCCGCCCCAAGaacttcttcatcaaccgTGGCAACCACGAAACAGACGACATGAACAGAGTGTACGGCTTTGAGGGCGAGTGCAAGGCCAAGTACAACGAGAGGATCTTTAAGCTGTTTTCTGAGAGCTTCTCTGCCCTGCCCCTGGCAACACTTGTTGGCAAGAAATACTTTGTTCTGCACGGCGGTTTGTTCTCAGACGACAACGTAACGCTGGATGATATCAGGAAGCTCGACAGGCATAAGCAGAGGCAGCCCGGCCAGGCCggtttgatgatggagatgttGTGGACAGATCCTCAGTCGGAGCCCGGTCGTGGACCAAGCAAGCGTGGTGTGGGTATGCAGTTCGGTCCGGACGTTACCAGGAGGTTCTGTGAGAAGAACGGGTTGGAGGCGATTATTAGATCACACGAGGTCAGGATGGCGGGttatgaggaggagcatgaTGGAAAGTGCATCACTG TCTTCTCCGCGCCCAAGTACTGCGACATGACGGAGAACAAGGGCGCCTTCATCAATATCGGCCCCGATCTCAAGCTTAGATTCACACAGTTTGATGCCGTGCCTCATCCAAATATCCGGCCGATG GCCTACGCCAACTCGAGCATGATGTCCTCGCTCATGTAA
- a CDS encoding hypothetical protein (EggNog:ENOG503P6TF), with amino-acid sequence MTEAMDLDPPPPTSTTSLPKPQTSKPLLTTLTLPTPPFSYANLTLLTPSPSTTQQQLDPLLLKSYLTSALSQFLGQTGAAIPIDILQVGPASSWVRLPRPDLAAFTAAIASFSGLNNGKEKLVLRVEAAGDFLGALVDRGEEREIWGK; translated from the coding sequence ATGACCGAAGCAATGGATCTcgacccccctccccccaccagcaccacctccctccccaaaccccaaacctccaagcccctcctcaccaccctaaccctccccacaccccccttctcctacgccaacctcacccttctaaccccctccccctccacaacccagcaacagctcgaccccctcctcctgaaATCCTACCTAACCTCCGCTTTATCTCAATTCCTCGGCCAAACCGGTGCCGCCATCCCAATCGACATCCTCCAAGTCGGccctgcctcctcctgggtccgcctcccccgccccgACCTCGCCGCATTCACCGCAGCAATCGCCTCATTCAGCGGTCTAAACAACGGGAAAGAAAAACTGGTGCTCAGAGTAGAGGCAGCCGGGGATTTCCTCGGGGCTCTTGTCGACAGAGGGGAGGAACGTGAGATTTGGGGGAAGTGA
- a CDS encoding hypothetical protein (EggNog:ENOG503P6VB) has translation MFARFSRALPRSQLAGPPIRPLYRYTATGLGASMWFWIFYKAKEDGPVLLGWKHPWDH, from the exons atgTTCGCCCGCTTCTCCCGAgccctcccccgctcccaACTCGCCGGCCCCCCCATCCGGCCCCTCTACCGCTATACCGCCACCGGCCTGGGAGCTTCCATGTGGTTCTGGATCTTTTacaaggcgaaggaggacG gaCCTGTCCTTCTCGGCTGGAAGCACCCCTGGGATCACTAA
- a CDS encoding hypothetical protein (COG:P; EggNog:ENOG503NVS7), with protein MENDRDHDLPPAASNRNGFYSLQGNHSSVSVFEDVEMAHDELYSGPMAESLPTSVSAFHHRRSRADSTASFSFWQEEDELNDPLAIEERRIGDLDELPFDDELDEEQDSTDLERTAEENDYVLHRRASTQSRGDSVHSMLLRRDSGTSAGSGYGSNRHSQKAHIQNEDLYIAIAGFRTSKIGYALYLLICVFTLGVGWLIFYWSPKWRVKLIGRSALLRECKWVVVENSWNEMTAVDVVSKEYGRTLSTVFGSPSKFTSYLLDDDPDPILPELRYIDYRHIRFFFHPVRDKFLICNGWKDPLWTDVQDVRNGIDSDEQVSRRTVFGKNDINIEKKTIGQLLVKEVFHPFYVFQVASLVLWSLDEYYYYACAIFLISAISIIQTLIETRQTERRLRDISRFECDVRICRHGFWNTILSSELVPGDVYEVSDPRLTQFPADSILLSGDCIVNESMLTGESIPVTKTPATNDTLQKLDLNAPTPVAEVAKHTLFCGTKIIRARRPQNEDEQAVALAMVIKTGFNTTKGALVRSMLFPKPSGFKFYRDSFRYIGVMAIVAAVGFLASIVNFIHLGLAWHEIIIRALDLITIVVPPALPATLTIGTTFAVRRLKRQNIFCTSPQRVQVGGKLDIMCFDKTGTLTEEGLDILGVHLVSRDTNKFIDLIENPDDLAVGHDQPPAVGGKPDTRSTALYTMATCHALRKIDGEMLGEPLELKMFEFTKWSFEEGDLSGGRGDDEEQGTLKPSIARPPPDAKADGTGEASSIELGVLKSFEFVSHLRRASVIVKDFGKPSGDIYVKGSPECMREICKPETFPEDYDEVLGQYTRKGYRVIACASRHIKKLSWVKAQKMHRHDVESNLEFVGFIIFENKLKPTTAAVLKELGDSNIGTVMVTGDNILTAISVARESGMISETAHCFYARFATGHTKDPNAELQWESIDNPIYRLDPRTLLPLPAPPEGDASLPYDISNMRNYSIAVSGDVFRWVVDYAPAEVMQRMLVTGKVFARMSPDEKHELVDKLQSIDYSCGFCGDGANDCGALKAADVGISLSEAEASVAAPFTSRVFDITCVPKVIREGRAALVTSFACFKYMSLYSAIQFTTVSFLYASASNLGDFQFLYIDLALILPIAVFMGWSKPYPVLCKKKPIADLVSRKVLTPLMCHMVVCVGIQTVAFVGVRGMEGFIAPTTPKPGEKPDVENSEVTGLFLVSCWQYVLAGWVLNAGRPFREGVGKNWPFLVTMATALGLNGFMAVAPPEWIGFMRLTRTSWEYKVLFVFGLGAGVYLGLAWVGEHYVFQRLAGWVGRVKGWLRGGEKGGKRRKEYKVILEKMRF; from the exons ATGGAAAACGACCGAGATCACGATCTGCCGCCGGCGGCAAGCAACCGAAATGGCTTTTATAGTCTCCAAGGAAACCACAGCAGCGTCAGCGTTTTCGAGGATGTTGAGATGGCGCACGATGAG CTCTACTCGGGGCCGATGGCTGAATCGTTACCCACGAGTGTCTCTGCCTTTCATCACCGCCGCTCACGAGCCGATTCCACAGCAAGCTTCTCATTCTggcaggaagaagatgaactGAATGACCCCCTTGCGATAGAGGAGCGGCGCATCGGGGATCTGGACGAGCTCCCGTTCGACGACGAACTCGACGAGGAACAGGACTCTACCGACCTCGAACGAACCGCCGAGGAAAACGATTACGTCCTCCATCGGCGCGCATCCACGCAATCCCGAGGGGACTCTGTGCACAGTATGTTGCTACGTAGGGACAGTGGCACATCGGCAGGGAGTGGATATGGGTCGAATCGACACAGTCAAAAGGCGCATATTCAGAATGAGGACCTCTACATTGCGATCGCGGGGTTCAGAACCAGTAAAATCGGCTATGCTCTGTACCTTTTGATATGTGTATTCACGTTGGGGGTAGGGTGGCTAATCTTCTACTGGTCGCCAAAGTGGCGAGTCAAGCTGATTGGGAGGTCCGCGCTCCTCAGGGAATGcaagtgggtggtggtggaaaacTCGTGGAACGAGATGACCGCGGTGGATGTGGTATCGAAGGAGTATGGGAGGACGCTTTCGACAGTTTTTGGGTCGCCTTCCAAGTTCACTTCGTACCTCCTGGATGACGATCCAGATCCAATTCTTCCGGAACTAAGGTACATAGACTATCGCCACAttcgcttcttcttccaccctGTGCGCGACAAGTTTCTCATCTGCAATGGCTGGAAGGATCCCCTCTGGACAGATGTCCAAGACGTTCGCAATGGTATCGACAGCGACGAGCAGGTCAGCCGTCGCACTGTCTTTGGGAAAAACGATATCAATATCGAAAAGAAGACTATTGGCCAGCTCCTCGTGAAGGAA GTCTTTCACCCGTTCTACGTGTTTCAAGTCGCCAGTCTTGTCCTATGGTCTCTGGACGAATACTACTACTACGCTTGCGccatcttcttgatctcggccATTTCTATCATACAGACTTTGATAGAAACACGGCAGACTGAGAGGAGACTTCGGGACATTTCTCGGTTTGAGTGTGATGTCAGAATCTGTCGACACGGCTTCT GGAACACAATCCTCTCAAGCGAACTAGTACCCGGTGACGTCTACGAAGTCAGCGACCCCAGGTTGACTCAGTTTCCTGCCGATAGCATCCTTCTAAGCGGTGACTGCATTGTCAACGAGAGCATGCTCACAGGAGAATCGATACCTGTAACCAAAACCCCAGCTACAAACGACACGCTTCAGAAGCTTGATTTGAATGCTCCAACACCAGTAGCCGAGGTGGCCAAACACACCCTGTTTTGCGGAACCAAGATCATCCGCGCTCGAAGGCCTCAGAATGAAGATGAACAAGCTGTTGCTCTTGCCATGGTTATCAAGACCGGCTTCAACACAACAAAGGGTGCCTTGGTTCGGTCAATGCTCTTCCCGAAGCCGTCTGGCTTCAAGTTCTACAGAGATTCCTTCCGGTACATTGGTGTGATGGCCATTGTGGCAGCTGTTGGTTTCTTGGCCAGTATCGTCAACTTCATTCACCTTGGCTTGGCGTGGCATGAAATCATCATTCGCGCCCTGGATCTGATCACGATTGTGGTTCCACCGGCGTTGCCGGCCACCTTGACTATTGGCACCACCTTTGCGGTGCGCCGGCTCAAGAGACAGAACATCTTTTGCACGAGCCCGCAGAGGGTCCAGGTTGGAGGAAAACTTGACATTATGTGCTTTGACAAGACTGGGACTTTGACAGAGGAGGGCCTTGACATCCTTGGTGTGCATCTCGTTTCTAGGGACACCAACAAGTTTATTGATTTGATTGAGAATCCTGATGATTTGGCGGTTGGTCATGACCAGCCCCCTGCTGTGGGGGGTAAGCCTGACACCAGGTCGACGGCGCTTTATACCATGGCAACTTGCCATGCGCTGAGGAAGATCGATGGCGAGATGCTCGGGGAGCCTCTTGAGCTAAAGATGTTTGAGTTTACAAAGTGGTCTTTCGAAGAGGGTGACCTgagtggtggaagaggggatgacgaggagcAAGGAACTCTGAAGCCTTCAATCGCTAGGCCGCCTCCGGACGCGAAAGCTGATGGCACTGGGGAGGCATCTTCTATCGAACTGGGTGTGCTCAAGTCGTTTGAGTTTGTGTCTCATCTTCGCCGGGCCAGTGTCATTGTCAAAGACTTTGGCAAGCCAAGCGGAGACATTTATGTCAAGGGTTCGCCTGAGTGTATGAGGGAGATTTGCAAGCCAGAGACATTCCCTGAGGACTATGACGAGGTCTTGGGGCAGTATACTCGCAAGGGGTACAGAGTCATCGCTTGTGCCTCGAGACATATCAAGAAGCTCAGCTGGGTCAAGGCTCAGAAGATGCACAGGCATGATGTCGAGTCGAACCTCGAGTTTGTCGGCTTCATCATTTTTGAGAACAAGCTCAAGCCTACCACGGCGGCGGTACTCAAGGAGCTTGGAGATTCTAATATCGGAACTGTCATGGTTACCGGCGACAACATCTTGACCGCCATCAGTGTGGCGAGGGAATCTGGCATGATCAGCGAGACGGCACATTGTTTCTATGCTCGGTTCGCAACAGGGCACACCAAAGACCCCAACGCCGAGTTACAGTGGGAGAGTATCGACAACCCCATCTACCGTCTCGATCCCCGAACCCTACTCCCACTACCGGCTCCTCCGGAAGGCGACGCCTCGCTACCATACGACATCTCTAACATGAGGAATTACTCCATCGCAGTCTCAGGCGATGTCTTCCGCTGGGTAGTCGACTACGCCCCAGCAGAAGTAATGCAGCGCATGCTCGTCACCGGCAAGGTCTTTGCGCGCATGTCGCCAGATGAGAAGCACGAGCTGGTCGACAAGCTTCAGAGCATCGACTACTCGTGCGGCTTCTGCGGCGACGGCGCCAACGACTGCGGCGCGCTCAAGGCAGCCGACGTTGGGATCTCCCTCTCGGAAGCGGAAGCCTCTGTCGCAGCCCCTTTCACCTCGCGCGTCTTTGACATCACGTGCGTCCCCAAAGTGATAAGGGAAGGCCGGGCCGCGTTGGTGACGTCGTTTGCCTGTTTCAAGTACATGAGTCTCTACTCGGCGATCCAGTTCACGACAGTCTCGTTCCTCTACGCGTCTGCTTCCAACCTGGGGGATTTTCAGTTTCTGTATATTGACCTGGCGTTGATCCTGCCGATAGCGGTGTTTATGGGGTGGTCGAAACCGTACCCGGTGCTgtgcaagaagaagccgatTGCGGATTTGGTGTCTAGGAAGGTGCTGACGCCGTTGATGTGCCACATGGTTGTTTGTGTCGGTATCCAAACGGTGGCGTttgtgggggtgagggggatggaggggtttaTTGCGCCGACGACGCCAAAACCGGGGGAGAAGCCGGATGTGGAGAATAGCGAGGTGACGGGATTGTTTCTGGTTAGTTGCTGGCAGTATGTGCTTgcggggtgggtgttgaatgCTGGGAGGCCGTttagggagggggtggggaagaatT GGCCTTTTTTGGTCACGATGGCGACTGCGTTGGGGTTGAATGGATTTATGGCTGTTGCGCCGCCGGAGTGGATTGGGTTTATGAggttgacgaggacgagttGGGAATACAaggttttgtttgtttttgggttgggggcgggggtgtaTTTGGGGTTGGCGTGGGTGGGAGAGCATTATGTTTTTCAGAGGTTggcggggtgggttgggCGGGTCAAGGGGTGgctgagggggggggagaaggggggtaagaggaggaaggagtaCAAGGTTATTTTGGAGAAGATGAGATTTTGA
- a CDS encoding hypothetical protein (EggNog:ENOG503P5FS) — MGATFSAVKTLVVPAIISLILFLLSTFVLYPLWQRYRNRYSQYLPIDTLSEQTSSLRARITGGLSSLIFTSRWSTGFADRLVVGGRPSFDSEDGEELEDVDESTGRGGNIGDSIDSSRRLSRDLEEGFIDDSDESSSDDSSR; from the exons ATGGGAGCCACATTCTCAGCCGTCAAG ACGCTGGTTGTCCCCGCCATAATATCTCTGATACTCTTCCTCCTGTCGACGTTTGTCCTCTACCCCTTGTGGCAACGCTATCGAAACCGTTACAGCCAGTACCTCCCAATAGACACTTTATCCGAACAGACATCTTCGCTCAGGGCCAGGATAACAGGCGGCCTTAGTAGCCTGATATTTACCTCTAGGTGGAGCACAGGCTTTGCTGATCGGctcgttgttggtggtcGGCCGTCGTTTGATTCAGAAGACGgggaagagctggaggatgtggatgagTCTACCGGAAGAGGTGGAAACATTGGTGACAGTATTGACAGCTCGAGGAGGTTAAGCAGAGA CTTGGAGGAAGGTTTCATCGATGATAGCGACGAGTCCTCATCAGACGACTCGTCGAGGTGA